A genomic segment from Nicotiana tabacum cultivar K326 chromosome 9, ASM71507v2, whole genome shotgun sequence encodes:
- the LOC107796269 gene encoding uncharacterized protein LOC107796269 has protein sequence MSAGGGGVVKEQSSTPPKPSKFTVYQNPAFSAALTTNSLRPSKSTFLFILSISFASASALLSIFIRESGIVDSLRFKYVSQETACLFARLIQAFAAIVLVGTFLALVKAIYLCTTRTTDVTIMSPTKGTKEHTHLTNRQLGLLGIKPKVEQTTLESSKRPPKSRSISASPSDVLVPLHQPIPSSNHSSRLSGDKARTGSGTKVPSFSNPSKSPASPSLYLVPASSSLSPSIQSSPGGEHLVATPWSNKRATFHKEIATEEQLEKFLADVDERITESGSKLATPPPTISGFGVASPGNLPSSTNTSGTPRRTPLRPVRMSPGSQKFTTPPKKGEGDLPPPMSMEESTEAFEHLGIYPQIEQWRDRLRQWFSSMLLKPMLIKIDTSHTKVMQAAAKLGITITISQVGNEAPDTGTAAISATERTNEWKPSFSVDEDGLLHQLRATLVQALDSCMPKTTSGVLQLSSPQNSQIPILQECIDAITEHQRLLSLMKGEWAKGLLPQSGVRAENTVQRIRELAEGTCLRNYDYLGSVEGYGKGNKKWSSEFPTDSHLLLYLFCTFLEHPKWMLHVDPTAYVGAQYSKNPLFLGVLPPKERFPEKYVAVLSGVPSVLHPGACILAVGKQSPPVFALYWDKNPQFSLQGRTALWDSILLLCYKIKIGYGGFVRGMHLSSSALGILPVLDPEKDDC, from the exons ATGAGTGCTGGCGGCGGAGGAGTAGTAAAAGAGCAGAGCTCGACGCCACCTAAACCCTCAAAATTCACGGTGTACCAGAATCCAGCCTTCTCTGCTGCCCTAACAACCAACAGCCTTCGTCCCTCCAAGTCTACTTTCCTTTTCATACTCTCTATTTCCTTCGCTTCTGCTTCTGCTCTTCTCAGCATATTTATTAG GGAAAGCGGGATTGTTGACAGTCTGAGATTCAAATATGTTTCTCAAGAAACTGCTT GTCTTTTTGCCAGACTGATACAGGCTTTTGCAGCCATAGTTTTAGTTGGAACCTTTCTTGCCCTTGTCAAGGCTATTTATCTATGTACAACGAGGACTACTGATGTAACAATTATGTCACCTACCAAAGGAACAAAGGAGCATACACATCTGACTAATAGACAGTTGGGGCTTTTGGGGATTAAACCAAAAGTTGAGCAAACTACTCTAGAGTCTTCAAAGAGACCTCCCAAATCAAGAAGTATCTCAGCCTCTCCATCTGATGTCCTTGTCCCTCTTCATCAGCCAATTCCTAGTTCAAACCATTCATCTAGACTTAGTGGTGACAAAGCAAGAACCGGTAGTGGAACTAAAGTACCATCTTTCAGCAACCCATCAAAATCACCGGCTTCCCCATCCTTGTATCTTGTTCCAGCATCTTCTTCTCTATCACCTTCAATCCAGTCTTCACCAGGTGGGGAACACTTGGTTGCCACACCTTGGTCGAACAAACGAGCTACTTTTCATAAAGAGATTGCAACAGAGGAACAGCTTGAAAAGTTCTTGGCTGATGTTGATGAGAGAATTACTGAATCAGGAAGCAAGCTGGCAACTCCTCCACCCACCATAAGTGGGTTTGGTGTAGCCAGTCCTGGTAACTTGCCCAGTTCCACTAATACTTCTGGAACTCCAAGACGTACTCCTCTAAGGCCTGTTAGGATGTCCCCTGGTTCCCAAAAGTTTACAACTCCACCCAAGAAAGGGGAAGGCGATCTACCTCCTCCAATGTCAATGGAAGAGTCCACTGAAGCATTTGAGCATCTGGGGATCTATCCACAGATCGAGCAGTGGCGTGACCGACTCAGGCAATGGTTTTCCTCCATGCTGCTAAAGCCTATGCTTATCAAAATTGATACTAGTCACACGAAG GTTATGCAAGCTGCAGCCAAACTAGGCATTACAATCACAATCAGTCAAGTCGGAAATGAAGCACCTGATACTGGGACTGCTGCTATATCTGCTACGGAGAGGACTAATGAATGGAAACCCTCATTTTCTGTTGACGAAGATGGATTACTTCACCAGCTGCGTGCAACTCTTGTTCAAGCTCTTGATTCTTGCATGC CAAAGACAACTTCTGGAGTTCTTCAGCTATCCTCGCCACAGAATTCTCAGATCCCTATTTTACAAGAGTGCATTGATGCCATCACTGAACACCAAAGGCTTCTGTCCTTAATGAAAGGAGAATGGGCCAAGGGATTGCTGCCACAAAGCGGTGTCCGTGCAGAAAATACAGTACAGAGGATCCGAG AGCTTGCTGAAGGAACCTGTTTGAGGAACTATGATTATTTGGGCAGTGTAGAGGGGTATGGGAAAGGAAACAAGAAATGGAGTTCCGAGTTTCCAACAGATTCTCATTTGCTCCTATATTTATTTTGTACTTTCCTGGAGCACCCAAAGTGGATGCTACATGTTGATCCTACAGCTTATGTTGGAGCCCAGTATAGCAAAAACCCCTTATTTTTGGGTGTTTTACCTCCTAAAGAAAGGTTCCCTGAAAAGTATGTAGCTGTTTTGTCAGGTGTACCCTCTGTGCTCCATCCAGGAGCTTGCATATTGGCTGTGGGAAAGCAAAGTCCCCCAGTTTTTGCCCTATACTGGGATAAGAATCCTCAGTTCTCTCTCCAG GGAAGAACAGCACTTTGGGATTCTATCTTGCTTCTGTGCTATAAGATAAAGATTGGGTATGGAGGTTTTGTGCGGGGTATGCATCTTTCTTCGTCAGCGTTGGGCATTCTCCCAGTTCTTGATCCAGAAAAGgatgactgctga
- the LOC142164082 gene encoding uncharacterized protein LOC142164082 — MIWFDINLGTSKGMLVSKDLDLHPCIELLKSHSLFKGCRFIVDISKRVFDSTSTFEHVNTETQQDNQDKCQQIMEIDVVEAQPITEEVVRSSSTRYSLKGNDDRCGWCVRAFRIKDSTLFKIVKIEKNHDCSVNTMKADQRHATSKLISGYIIDNLRDPSENIKDLVSFSKDANNQIFPLAFGIAESENNNSYEWYFSELRSAIGSRDNLIFLSDRHQSIAYGIAKVYPESHHGICIYHLEQNLKRRKVKSEVIKLFQSAARVYRRKEFDLYMSDIAKVDKKTFDYLMEEPPEMWVHSYSPRRRYDMLTTNIAESMNSVLLEARELPILRMMDFIQVKLQQEELKKKIDLAFTLNVFPVDSWRSRVEEEGITFLVDLNKKICDCFQFQFDELPCIHAIAAIEKRNIKKSNFCSDWYLKESWLKTYERQIYPVGNTDSWIVPESVKSQIIKPPDFKVPPGRRQKKRHIPATESSKITFKCGRCRRIGHNRTSCIYSPAVHPFSRKHRE; from the exons atgatatggtttgatatcaatCTGGGAACAAGCAAGGGAATGCTTGTATCCAAAGATTTAGATCTTCACCCATGTATAGAGTTACTAAAAAGTCATTCACTCTTCAAGGGCTGTCGTTTCATTGTTGATATTTCGAAAAGAGTTTTTGATTCTACAAGTACCTTTGAACATGTCAATACAGAAACTCAACAAGACAATCAAGACAAATGCCAACAGATAATGGAAATAGATGTGGTTGAAGCTCAACCAATAACTGAAGAG GTTGTTAGATCAAGCTCAACAAGATATTCGTTGAAAGGCAATGATGATAGGTGTGGGTGGTGTGTGCGTGCTTTCAGAATTAAAGATTCAACACTATTCAAGATAGTAAAGAttgagaaaaatcatgactgcTCAGTTAACACTATGAAAGCTGATCAAAGGCATGCAACTTCAAAGTTGATTAGTGGTTACATTATTGACAATCTTCGAGACCCAAG TGAAAATATTAAGGATTTGGTATCCT TTTCAAAGGATGCAAATAACCAAATATTCCCACTAGCCTTTGGAATTGCGGAATCTGAAAATAACAATTCCTATGAGTGGTACTTTAGTGAGCTTCGCAGTGCAATTGGGAGCCGtgacaatttaatttttttatcagacAGGCATCAATCTATTGCATATGGCATTGCAAAGGTATATCCTGAAAGCCACCATGGGatttgtatctatcatttggagcAGAACCTAAAGCGAAGGAAAGTGAAAAGTGAGGTCATAAAACTTTTTCAAAGTGCTGCAAGAGTATACAGGCGCAAAGAATTTGATCTATACATGTCAGATATAGCAAAAGTTGATAAGAAGACTTTTGACTACTTGATGGAAGAACCACCGGAAATGTGGGTACATTCTTATAGTCCACGACGAAGAtatgacatgctcacaacaaacATAGCTGAGTCAATGAATTCTGTGCTATTAGAAGCAAGGGAGTTGCCTATATTAAGAATGATGGATTTCATCCAAGTGAAGCTACAAC aagaggaattgaagaaaaagatagaTTTAGCTTTTACTTTAAAT GTCTTCCCTGTTGATTCATGGCGTTCTAGAGTTGAGGAAGAAGGAATTACTTTCTTGGTGGACTTAAACAAAAAAATATGTGATTGTTTTCAGTTTCAATTTGATGAATTGCCATGTATACATGCAATTGCAGCTATCGAGAAGAGAAACATCAAGAAGTCCAATTTCTGCTCAGACTGGTACTTAAAGGAATCTTGGCTGAAAACATATGAAAGACAAATATATCCTGTAGGAAATACAGATTCTTGGATTGTACCAGAGAGTGTTAAGTCACAAATTATTAAACCTCCAGATTTCAAAGTCCCGCCAGGTAGAAGGCAGAAGAAAAGGCATATTCCAGCTaccgaatcatcaaaaataacattcaaatgTGGTCGTTGCAGAAGAATTGGTCATAATAGAACATCTTGTATATATTCTCCGGCAGTCCATCCATTTTCAAGGAAGCATAGAGAATAA